In Rahnella sikkimica, the following are encoded in one genomic region:
- a CDS encoding N-acetylmuramoyl-L-alanine amidase produces the protein MKVSVTEEGTAAQTAAQALPLATQAPLAPKKLLVMIDPGHGGKDPGAIGNEGTYEKHVVLHIAKRLQTLLDQQHGIHAVLTRQDDVFIPLYHRVSLAHQHEADLFISIHADGFTNDQVSGASVFALSEHGAGNAMSRYLSQSENSVDVLYDNDFKTDDEYLKETLFDLDQHETIHRSMDFGRHLASNIIKVHHMHSPHPEQAGFAVLKSPRIPSVLVETSFITNKQEEKLLGEPVFQEKMARALADGINSYFLNEKKNNLLS, from the coding sequence ATGAAAGTGTCTGTGACGGAAGAGGGTACCGCTGCACAAACGGCGGCGCAGGCTTTGCCCTTAGCCACCCAGGCACCGCTGGCGCCAAAAAAACTACTGGTGATGATTGACCCCGGCCACGGCGGGAAAGACCCCGGTGCGATTGGCAATGAAGGGACGTATGAAAAACACGTGGTTCTGCATATTGCTAAACGGCTGCAAACGTTGCTGGATCAACAGCACGGCATTCATGCGGTGCTGACCCGCCAGGATGACGTGTTTATTCCGCTGTATCACCGCGTCAGTCTGGCGCATCAGCACGAAGCCGACCTGTTTATCTCCATTCACGCCGACGGATTCACCAACGATCAGGTGTCCGGCGCGTCGGTTTTTGCGCTGTCAGAACACGGTGCGGGCAACGCAATGTCGCGCTATCTTTCGCAGAGCGAAAACAGCGTGGATGTGCTGTATGACAATGATTTTAAAACCGACGATGAATACCTGAAAGAAACGCTTTTTGATCTCGATCAGCATGAAACCATTCACCGCAGTATGGATTTTGGCCGTCATCTGGCGTCTAACATTATCAAGGTGCATCACATGCACAGCCCGCATCCCGAGCAGGCCGGTTTTGCCGTGCTGAAATCCCCGCGCATTCCGTCGGTGCTGGTGGAAACGTCATTTATCACTAATAAGCAGGAAGAAAAACTGCTCGGCGAGCCGGTCTTTCAGGAGAAAATGGCCAGGGCGCTGGCGGACGGCATTAACAGTTATTTCCTCAACGAAAAGAAAAATAATTTGCTGAGCTGA
- the efeB gene encoding iron uptake transporter deferrochelatase/peroxidase subunit, translating to MSNKNDNKSGQQDATSSSRRRLLKGVGLLGGAFALGGAASAQAEKAPGAKKEYTPGTVSPDERWGKQPYYGEHQAGILTPQQASMMLVAFDVLATTKADLERLFRLLDTRFAFLTTGGTAPSVDPKFPPMDSGVMGAEIYPDNLTLTLSVGDSLFDERFGLAAHKPLKLQRMARFPNDSLDAKLCHGDLLLQICANNSDTVVHALRDIIKYTPDLLSVRWRRDGFISSHAARSQGKETPINLLGFKDGTANPDAKDKPLMDKAIWVTADQGEPGWTTGGSYQAARLIPFHVEFWDRTPLQEQQTIFGRHKATGAPLGMEKEHDVPDYSKDPEGKVIPLDAHIRLANPRTKETDDNLMLRRGYSYSLGVTNSGQLEMGLLFVCYQHDLEKGFLAVQKRLNGEPLEEYIRPVGGGFFFTLPGIKDENHYLGQTLIEA from the coding sequence ATGAGCAATAAAAACGATAATAAGTCCGGACAACAGGACGCGACTTCTTCTTCACGCCGCCGTTTACTGAAAGGCGTGGGATTGTTAGGCGGGGCATTTGCCCTCGGCGGCGCGGCCAGTGCGCAGGCAGAAAAAGCACCAGGTGCCAAAAAAGAGTACACACCCGGCACGGTTTCTCCCGATGAACGCTGGGGCAAGCAGCCTTATTACGGCGAGCATCAGGCGGGGATTTTAACGCCGCAGCAGGCGTCAATGATGCTGGTGGCGTTTGATGTTCTCGCGACGACCAAAGCTGATCTCGAGCGTCTGTTCCGTCTGCTCGATACGCGCTTTGCGTTTCTGACTACCGGCGGCACAGCGCCTTCGGTGGATCCGAAGTTTCCGCCAATGGATTCGGGTGTGATGGGCGCGGAAATCTACCCGGATAACCTGACCCTGACGCTTTCCGTGGGCGATTCACTGTTTGACGAACGCTTTGGTTTAGCCGCTCACAAACCGCTGAAATTGCAGCGCATGGCGCGTTTCCCGAATGACTCCCTGGATGCCAAACTCTGCCACGGCGATTTGCTGTTACAGATTTGCGCCAATAACAGCGACACCGTGGTTCACGCGCTGCGCGACATCATCAAGTACACGCCGGATTTGCTCAGCGTGCGCTGGCGTCGCGACGGCTTTATTTCGTCCCACGCTGCGCGCAGTCAGGGTAAGGAAACGCCGATTAACCTGCTGGGCTTTAAAGACGGCACGGCGAACCCGGATGCCAAAGATAAACCGCTGATGGATAAAGCCATCTGGGTGACTGCCGATCAGGGCGAACCGGGCTGGACGACCGGCGGCAGCTATCAGGCGGCGCGTCTGATCCCGTTCCACGTCGAGTTCTGGGACCGCACGCCGCTTCAGGAACAGCAGACGATTTTCGGCCGCCACAAAGCGACCGGTGCGCCGCTGGGCATGGAAAAAGAGCACGATGTGCCGGATTACAGCAAAGACCCGGAAGGGAAGGTGATCCCGCTCGATGCGCACATTCGTCTGGCGAATCCGCGCACCAAAGAAACCGACGATAACCTGATGCTGCGCCGTGGCTACAGCTATTCGCTGGGCGTGACCAATTCCGGGCAACTGGAAATGGGGCTGCTGTTTGTCTGCTATCAGCATGATCTCGAGAAAGGTTTTCTGGCGGTACAAAAACGCCTGAACGGTGAGCCGCTGGAAGAGTATATCCGTCCGGTCGGTGGCGGTTTCTTCTTCACACTGCCGGGCATCAAAGACGAAAATCACTATCTGGGGCAAACCCTGATCGAAGCCTGA
- the efeO gene encoding iron uptake system protein EfeO yields the protein MSYSSPLFRRKALQVALLSLPAFALSANVLAADVRQVKIAVNDKQCEPMALTVPAGKTQFVIHNNSQKNLEWEILKGVMVVEERENVAPGFTQKMTANLEPGEYDMTCGLLSNPKGKLTVTAEGAATSAKPDAMALVGPIAEYKVYVTQQVAELVSHTKAFTDAIKKGDLVKAQALYASTRVYYERIEPIAELFSDLDGSIDAREDDFEKKAEDPNFTGFHRLEKILFADKTTKGTEPFADKLYADTVDLQKRISELTFPPSKVVGGAAGLIEEVASSKISGEEDRYSRTDLWDFRANLDGAQKIVNLLRPLLEKADKPLLEKIDANFKTVDTLLDKYKTKDGYEHYEKLSDADRNAMKGPITTLAEDLAKLRGVLGLD from the coding sequence ATGTCATATTCATCCCCGCTGTTTCGCCGTAAAGCTTTACAGGTCGCGCTGCTGTCACTGCCCGCTTTTGCGCTGAGCGCTAACGTGCTGGCGGCTGATGTCCGTCAGGTCAAAATTGCTGTTAACGACAAACAATGTGAACCGATGGCGCTGACCGTGCCCGCCGGTAAAACCCAGTTTGTTATCCATAACAACAGCCAGAAAAACCTGGAATGGGAAATTCTGAAAGGCGTGATGGTGGTGGAAGAGCGTGAAAACGTAGCGCCGGGCTTCACGCAGAAAATGACCGCCAATCTGGAACCGGGCGAATACGACATGACCTGCGGTTTGCTGAGCAATCCAAAAGGCAAACTGACCGTGACGGCGGAAGGCGCGGCGACCTCCGCAAAACCTGACGCCATGGCGCTGGTGGGCCCGATTGCGGAATACAAAGTGTATGTGACGCAACAGGTTGCCGAACTGGTTTCTCATACCAAAGCGTTCACGGATGCGATTAAGAAGGGCGATCTGGTGAAAGCGCAGGCGCTGTATGCATCAACCCGCGTTTACTACGAACGTATCGAACCGATCGCCGAACTGTTCTCTGACCTCGACGGCAGTATCGATGCCCGTGAAGACGACTTCGAGAAGAAAGCCGAAGACCCGAACTTCACCGGTTTCCACCGTCTGGAAAAAATCCTGTTCGCCGACAAAACGACAAAAGGCACTGAGCCGTTTGCTGACAAGCTGTATGCCGACACTGTAGATCTGCAAAAACGTATTTCTGAGCTGACCTTCCCGCCGAGCAAAGTCGTGGGCGGTGCGGCAGGCCTTATCGAAGAAGTCGCGTCGAGCAAAATCAGCGGTGAAGAAGACCGTTACAGCCGCACCGACCTGTGGGACTTTCGCGCAAACCTTGATGGCGCGCAGAAAATCGTGAACCTGCTGCGTCCGCTGCTGGAAAAAGCCGACAAACCGCTGCTCGAAAAAATCGACGCAAACTTCAAAACCGTGGATACCCTGCTGGATAAATACAAAACCAAAGACGGTTACGAGCATTACGAAAAACTTTCCGACGCTGACCGTAATGCGATGAAAGGGCCGATCACGACGCTGGCAGAAGATCTGGCCAAGCTGCGTGGCGTTCTCGGTTTAGATTGA
- the efeU gene encoding iron uptake transporter permease EfeU, translated as MFVPFLIMFREGLEAALIVSLIASYLKRTQRGQWLGVVWIGVFIAAALCLALGLFINATTGEFPQKQQELFEGIVAVVAVCILTYMVFWMRKVSRSIKVHLEGAIDNALNSGRGQGWALVAMVFFAVAREGLESVFFLLAAFQQDVGIEAPIGALLGLGAAIVLGFLIYYGGVKLHLAKFFKWTSLFILFVAAGLAAGAIRAFHEAGLWNGMQDIAFDLSGVLSTHSLFGTLLEGMLGYQEAPTVSEVAVYFLYLIPALFLFFMPQGKSAVAAPAGQKTQR; from the coding sequence ATGTTCGTTCCGTTTCTTATTATGTTTCGCGAAGGGCTGGAAGCCGCGCTGATTGTCAGCCTGATCGCCAGTTACCTCAAACGGACGCAGCGCGGGCAGTGGCTCGGTGTGGTCTGGATTGGTGTATTTATTGCGGCCGCACTGTGTCTGGCGCTGGGGCTGTTCATCAACGCCACCACCGGCGAGTTTCCGCAAAAGCAGCAGGAGCTGTTTGAAGGCATCGTGGCCGTCGTGGCGGTGTGCATTCTGACCTACATGGTGTTCTGGATGCGCAAGGTGTCGCGTTCCATCAAAGTGCATCTGGAAGGCGCGATTGATAACGCGCTCAATTCCGGCCGCGGGCAGGGCTGGGCGCTGGTGGCGATGGTATTTTTCGCCGTGGCGCGTGAAGGGCTGGAATCGGTCTTTTTCCTGCTGGCGGCGTTCCAGCAGGATGTCGGCATCGAAGCCCCCATCGGCGCGTTGCTCGGTCTGGGCGCGGCTATTGTGCTGGGTTTCCTGATCTACTACGGCGGCGTGAAGCTGCATCTGGCGAAGTTCTTCAAGTGGACCAGCCTGTTTATTCTGTTCGTCGCAGCAGGTCTGGCCGCCGGGGCTATCCGTGCTTTCCACGAAGCCGGTTTGTGGAACGGAATGCAGGATATTGCCTTCGACCTGAGCGGCGTTTTGTCCACGCATTCTCTGTTCGGCACCTTGCTCGAAGGGATGTTGGGTTATCAGGAAGCGCCGACCGTCAGTGAAGTCGCGGTGTATTTCCTGTACCTGATCCCCGCGCTGTTCCTGTTCTTTATGCCTCAGGGAAAATCAGCCGTCGCGGCTCCGGCCGGACAAAAAACACAACGCTGA
- the putP gene encoding sodium/proline symporter PutP yields the protein MTMNTPMVVTFCVYIFGMILIGLIAYLRTKNFDDYILGGRSLGSVVTALSAGASDMSGWLLMGLPGAIFLSGISESWIAIGLTIGAYLNWKLVAGRLRVHTEANNNALTLPDYFTHRFEDSSKLLRIISAIVILVFFTIYCASGIVAGARLFESTFGMSYQTALWAGAAATIIYTFIGGFLAVSWTDTVQASLMIFALILTPVIVILAVGGIDSSMMVIQAKNPEYTDMFKNMNLVAILSLLGWGLGYFGQPHILARFMAADSHHTIRSARRISMTWMILCLAGTIAVGFFGIAYFSNNPALAGNVTQNGERVFIELAKILFNPWIAGILLSAILAAVMSTLSCQLLVCSSAITEDLYKAFLRKGASQRELVWIGRAMVLVVALVAIALAANPENRVLGLVSYAWAGFGAAFGPVILISVMWKRMTRNGALAGMVIGAATVILWKSYGWAELYEIIPGFIFASLAIWIVSLMGRKPSVAVEERFNAAEAEYNTI from the coding sequence ATGACAATGAACACACCGATGGTGGTGACGTTTTGTGTTTATATTTTCGGGATGATTTTGATAGGGCTCATCGCGTATTTACGGACCAAAAACTTTGATGATTATATTCTGGGTGGCCGCAGTTTAGGCAGCGTGGTGACGGCACTTTCCGCCGGTGCTTCGGACATGAGCGGCTGGTTATTAATGGGGTTGCCGGGTGCGATTTTTCTTTCCGGTATTTCCGAAAGCTGGATTGCCATCGGTCTCACGATTGGCGCGTATCTGAACTGGAAACTGGTGGCGGGGCGCTTACGCGTTCACACCGAGGCCAACAATAATGCGCTGACGCTGCCGGATTACTTCACGCACCGCTTTGAAGATTCCAGCAAACTGCTGCGTATTATCTCAGCGATTGTGATTCTGGTGTTTTTCACCATTTACTGTGCTTCCGGCATTGTGGCCGGTGCGCGTCTGTTCGAAAGCACCTTCGGGATGTCTTATCAGACCGCGCTGTGGGCGGGTGCCGCGGCAACCATCATTTATACCTTTATCGGCGGTTTTCTGGCGGTCAGCTGGACCGACACCGTGCAGGCCAGCCTGATGATTTTCGCGCTGATCCTGACACCGGTGATCGTCATTCTCGCGGTTGGTGGCATAGACAGTTCAATGATGGTGATTCAGGCGAAAAACCCCGAATACACTGACATGTTCAAGAACATGAATCTGGTGGCGATCCTGTCGCTGCTCGGTTGGGGCCTGGGGTATTTCGGTCAGCCGCATATTCTGGCGCGTTTCATGGCCGCTGATTCACATCACACCATCCGCAGCGCACGCCGTATCAGCATGACGTGGATGATTCTGTGTCTGGCGGGCACCATCGCCGTAGGATTCTTCGGGATTGCGTATTTCAGCAATAACCCGGCGCTGGCAGGCAATGTGACGCAAAACGGTGAGCGCGTGTTCATCGAGCTGGCGAAAATTCTGTTCAACCCGTGGATTGCCGGGATCTTGTTGTCTGCCATTCTGGCGGCGGTGATGAGCACCCTGAGCTGCCAGTTGCTGGTGTGTTCGAGTGCGATTACTGAAGATTTGTACAAAGCGTTCCTGCGTAAAGGCGCAAGCCAGCGTGAACTGGTGTGGATTGGTCGCGCGATGGTTCTGGTTGTCGCGCTGGTGGCGATTGCGCTGGCCGCCAACCCGGAAAACCGCGTGCTCGGCTTAGTCAGCTACGCCTGGGCAGGATTTGGTGCGGCATTCGGGCCGGTGATCCTGATTTCCGTGATGTGGAAACGCATGACCCGCAACGGCGCACTGGCCGGAATGGTGATCGGTGCCGCCACGGTCATTCTTTGGAAAAGCTACGGCTGGGCGGAACTGTACGAAATCATTCCCGGCTTTATCTTTGCGTCACTGGCCATCTGGATTGTCAGCCTGATGGGGCGTAAACCTTCCGTGGCGGTTGAAGAACGCTTCAACGCCGCCGAAGCGGAATACAACACCATCTGA
- the putA gene encoding trifunctional transcriptional regulator/proline dehydrogenase/L-glutamate gamma-semialdehyde dehydrogenase, with translation MGMTTMGVKLDEGTRDRLKVAAQQIDRTPHWLIKQAIFSYLERLENGDSLPEIPALNGAAAGDAEDPAGQPVQEMHQPFLDFAEQILPQSVSRSAITAAYRRPEPEAVSMLLEQARLPAPLNDAALKLAADIATKLRNQKSANGRAGMVQSLLQEFSLSSQEGVALMCLAEALLRIPDKPTRDALIRDKISNGNWHSHLGRSPSLFVNAATWGLLFTGKLVATHNEASLSKSLNRIIGKSGEPLIRKGVDMAMRLMGEQFVTGETIAEALANARKHEEKGFRYSYDMLGEAALTEKDAQAYLQSYQQAINAIGKASNGRGIYEGPGISIKLSALHPRYSRAQYERVMDELYPRLLSLTLLARSYDIGINIDAEEADRLEISLDLLEKLCFAPELAGWNGIGFVIQAYQKRCPMVIDYLTNLAQRSRRRLMIRLVKGAYWDSEIKRAQVDGLEDYPVYTRKVYTDVSYLACARKLLAVPNLIYPQFATHNAHTVAAIYQLAGNNYYPGQYEFQCLHGMGEPLYEQVVGKISEGKLNRPCRIYAPVGTHETLLAYLVRRLLENGANTSFVNRIADATLPIDELVADPVQAVEALAASEGQVGLPHPRIALPRNLYGDKRVNSAGLDMSSEHRLASLSSALLQSASHPVKAQPMIDAQTDEGEFLPVINPAENGDIVGYVREATQAEISRALDASTAAGAIWFATPPEERAAILQRAAELMEAQLQSLLGVLVREAGKTFNNAIAEVREAVDFLHYYAGQIREDFANDTHRPLGPVVCISPWNFPLAIFTGQIAAALAAGNSVLAKPAEQTPLIAALAVGILHEAGVPAGVLQLLPGQGETVGSQLVNDERVRGVLFTGSTDVAGILQRNIAGRLDPQGRPTPLIAETGGLNAMIVDSSALTEQVVTDVVASAFDSAGQRCSALRVLCIQDDVADHTLQMLRGAMAECRMGNPERLCTDIGPVIDAEAKAGIEKHIDAMRAKGRTVYQATQEFAADQQEWTRGTFIKPTLIELESFDEMKKEIFGPVLHVVRYARQDLDKLIGQINAAGYGLTLGIHTRIDETIHRVTQQAHVGNMYVNRNMVGAVVGVQPFGGEGLSGTGPKAGGPLYLYRLLSSRPQDAVQQTLLRQDRELPLDTSVREALLAPHRALQHWATEQKHREGLIAVCERFAQTSQGGTLRTLPGPTGERNTYALLPRERVLALSDNQDDALTQLAAVTATGCRILWPEAPLQRELFSQLPKAVQERVDFAKDWQNDAPVFDAVIYHGDADQLRELCQLIAKRPGAIISVQGFARGEDNILLERLLHERSLSVNTAAAGGNASLMTIG, from the coding sequence ATGGGTATGACGACGATGGGCGTGAAGCTGGACGAAGGCACACGCGACAGGCTGAAAGTGGCGGCACAGCAGATTGACCGCACGCCGCACTGGCTGATCAAACAGGCGATTTTTTCCTATCTGGAACGTCTGGAAAATGGCGACTCGCTGCCGGAAATCCCGGCGCTGAACGGCGCAGCGGCTGGCGATGCGGAAGATCCTGCCGGTCAGCCGGTGCAGGAAATGCATCAGCCGTTCCTTGATTTCGCCGAGCAGATTTTGCCGCAGTCGGTCAGCCGCTCAGCCATTACCGCCGCCTATCGCCGCCCGGAGCCGGAAGCGGTTTCCATGCTGCTCGAACAGGCACGTCTGCCTGCCCCGCTCAACGACGCTGCGCTGAAACTGGCCGCCGACATCGCCACCAAATTGCGCAACCAAAAAAGTGCAAACGGCCGCGCCGGTATGGTGCAAAGCCTGTTGCAGGAATTCTCCCTCTCCTCGCAGGAAGGCGTGGCGCTGATGTGTCTGGCCGAAGCGTTACTGCGCATTCCCGATAAGCCCACGCGCGATGCGTTAATCCGCGACAAAATCAGCAACGGCAACTGGCATTCACATCTGGGCCGCAGCCCTTCGCTGTTCGTCAACGCCGCGACCTGGGGTTTGCTGTTCACCGGCAAACTGGTGGCGACACACAATGAAGCCAGCCTGTCGAAATCCCTGAACCGGATTATCGGCAAAAGCGGCGAACCGCTGATCCGCAAAGGCGTGGACATGGCGATGCGCCTGATGGGCGAACAGTTCGTGACCGGCGAAACCATCGCGGAAGCGCTGGCTAACGCGCGTAAACATGAAGAAAAAGGTTTCCGTTACTCCTACGACATGCTGGGTGAAGCGGCGCTGACCGAAAAAGACGCGCAGGCGTATTTGCAGTCTTATCAGCAGGCGATTAACGCGATTGGTAAAGCCTCAAACGGTCGCGGCATTTATGAAGGGCCGGGGATTTCCATCAAACTTTCCGCCCTGCATCCGCGCTACAGCCGTGCGCAGTACGAACGTGTGATGGACGAACTTTATCCGCGCCTGCTTTCCCTGACGCTGCTGGCGCGCAGTTATGACATCGGCATCAACATTGATGCCGAAGAAGCCGACCGCCTGGAAATCTCCCTCGATCTGCTGGAAAAACTCTGCTTTGCGCCGGAACTGGCGGGCTGGAACGGCATCGGCTTCGTCATTCAGGCGTATCAGAAACGTTGCCCGATGGTCATTGATTACCTGACCAATCTGGCGCAGCGCAGCCGTCGCCGCCTGATGATCCGCCTGGTGAAAGGCGCGTACTGGGACAGCGAAATCAAACGCGCCCAGGTGGACGGCCTGGAAGATTATCCGGTTTACACCCGCAAGGTTTACACCGACGTTTCCTATCTGGCCTGCGCCCGCAAACTGCTGGCGGTGCCCAACCTGATTTATCCGCAATTTGCGACGCACAACGCGCACACCGTGGCGGCGATTTATCAGCTCGCCGGTAACAACTACTATCCCGGTCAGTACGAATTCCAGTGCCTGCACGGCATGGGCGAACCGCTGTACGAACAGGTTGTCGGCAAAATCAGCGAGGGCAAACTGAACCGCCCTTGCCGCATTTATGCTCCGGTCGGCACGCATGAAACGCTGCTGGCGTATCTGGTGCGTCGTCTGCTGGAAAACGGCGCGAACACCTCCTTCGTTAACCGTATCGCTGACGCCACCTTGCCGATTGATGAGCTGGTGGCCGATCCGGTTCAGGCCGTCGAAGCGCTGGCGGCCAGCGAAGGTCAGGTCGGCTTACCGCATCCGCGTATCGCGCTGCCGCGCAATTTGTACGGCGACAAACGCGTGAACTCTGCCGGGCTGGATATGTCCAGCGAACACCGTCTGGCGTCACTTTCCAGCGCCCTGCTGCAAAGCGCCAGCCATCCGGTGAAAGCCCAGCCGATGATCGATGCACAAACCGATGAGGGCGAATTCCTGCCGGTCATTAACCCGGCTGAAAACGGCGATATTGTCGGTTACGTGCGTGAAGCTACGCAGGCCGAAATCAGCCGAGCGCTGGATGCGTCCACCGCCGCCGGTGCCATCTGGTTTGCGACGCCTCCCGAAGAGCGCGCCGCAATCTTGCAACGCGCCGCAGAATTGATGGAAGCGCAGTTGCAAAGCTTGCTTGGCGTGCTGGTGCGTGAAGCCGGAAAGACCTTTAATAACGCCATCGCCGAAGTGCGTGAAGCGGTGGATTTCCTGCACTACTACGCGGGGCAGATCCGAGAAGATTTTGCCAACGACACGCACCGTCCGCTCGGGCCGGTCGTCTGTATCAGCCCGTGGAACTTCCCGCTGGCGATTTTCACAGGCCAGATCGCCGCTGCGCTCGCCGCAGGCAACAGCGTGCTGGCAAAACCGGCTGAACAGACGCCGCTGATTGCCGCGCTGGCCGTGGGTATTTTGCATGAAGCCGGTGTTCCGGCGGGCGTGCTGCAACTGTTGCCGGGCCAGGGTGAAACCGTGGGCTCGCAGCTGGTGAACGACGAACGTGTTCGCGGCGTACTGTTTACCGGCTCCACCGACGTGGCGGGTATTCTGCAACGCAACATCGCCGGTCGTCTGGATCCGCAGGGGCGTCCGACGCCGCTTATCGCCGAAACCGGCGGCCTGAATGCGATGATTGTCGATTCCTCTGCACTCACCGAACAGGTGGTAACGGATGTCGTGGCGTCTGCTTTCGACAGCGCCGGTCAGCGTTGTTCCGCCCTGCGCGTGCTGTGTATTCAGGACGACGTCGCCGACCACACGCTGCAAATGCTGCGCGGTGCGATGGCCGAATGTCGTATGGGTAATCCGGAGCGGTTGTGTACTGATATCGGGCCGGTGATCGACGCAGAGGCTAAAGCCGGTATCGAGAAACACATCGACGCCATGCGCGCCAAAGGCCGCACGGTGTATCAGGCCACACAGGAATTTGCCGCCGACCAGCAGGAATGGACGCGCGGAACCTTCATCAAACCGACGCTGATCGAGCTGGAAAGCTTCGATGAAATGAAGAAAGAAATCTTCGGCCCGGTACTGCACGTGGTGCGTTATGCCCGTCAGGATCTGGATAAGCTGATCGGTCAGATTAATGCCGCAGGTTACGGCCTGACGCTGGGTATTCATACCCGCATTGACGAAACCATCCACCGCGTAACGCAGCAGGCGCACGTCGGCAACATGTACGTGAACCGCAACATGGTCGGCGCTGTCGTTGGCGTTCAACCGTTCGGCGGCGAAGGGTTATCCGGAACCGGCCCGAAAGCCGGTGGCCCGCTGTACCTGTACCGTCTGCTGAGCAGCCGCCCGCAGGACGCCGTGCAGCAAACGTTATTGCGTCAGGATCGCGAACTGCCGCTCGATACTTCTGTACGCGAAGCGTTGCTGGCACCGCACCGCGCCCTGCAACACTGGGCGACGGAGCAGAAACACCGTGAAGGGCTGATTGCCGTTTGCGAACGTTTCGCGCAGACCAGCCAGGGCGGCACATTACGCACCCTGCCGGGGCCAACCGGTGAACGTAACACTTACGCATTGCTGCCGCGTGAGCGTGTTCTGGCGTTGTCAGATAATCAGGACGATGCCCTGACCCAGCTCGCCGCCGTCACCGCGACCGGTTGCCGCATTCTCTGGCCGGAAGCGCCGTTACAGCGTGAGTTGTTCAGCCAGTTGCCGAAAGCGGTGCAGGAACGTGTCGATTTCGCCAAAGACTGGCAGAACGATGCGCCGGTATTCGACGCGGTGATTTACCACGGCGACGCCGATCAGTTGCGCGAACTGTGCCAGCTGATCGCCAAACGTCCGGGCGCGATTATCTCGGTGCAGGGGTTTGCGCGCGGAGAAGACAATATTCTGCTGGAACGTTTGCTGCATGAACGTTCGCTGAGTGTGAATACCGCGGCGGCGGGGGGAAATGCGAGTCTGATGACGATCGGGTGA
- the tcyN gene encoding L-cystine ABC transporter ATP-binding protein TcyN, whose amino-acid sequence MSTIDVKQLTKKFHGQTVLHGIDLQVNAGEVVAIIGPSGSGKTTLLRSINLLEEPDGGTIKVGNIEIDGNKPISKQKNKVRELRQQVGFVFQNFNLFPHRSVLENIIEGPVIVKGEPKAKAIATARQLLEKVGLSGKENAYPRRLSGGQQQRVAIARALAMSPEVILFDEPTSALDPELVGEVLNTIRALALEHRTMVIVTHEMSFARDVADRAIFMDQGKIVEQGPAKELFSNPQQARTKQFLEKFLAH is encoded by the coding sequence ATGAGCACCATTGACGTTAAGCAACTGACGAAGAAATTCCACGGACAAACGGTTTTGCACGGTATTGATTTACAGGTCAATGCCGGAGAAGTCGTGGCGATTATCGGGCCGAGCGGTTCAGGTAAAACGACGCTTCTGCGCAGCATTAATCTGCTGGAAGAGCCGGACGGCGGCACCATTAAAGTCGGCAATATAGAAATCGACGGCAACAAGCCGATCAGCAAACAGAAAAACAAAGTCCGCGAACTGCGCCAGCAGGTGGGTTTTGTCTTCCAGAATTTCAACCTGTTCCCGCACCGTTCCGTGCTGGAAAACATCATTGAAGGCCCGGTGATTGTGAAGGGCGAGCCGAAGGCAAAAGCCATTGCCACGGCGCGTCAGTTACTGGAGAAAGTCGGATTAAGTGGTAAGGAAAACGCCTATCCGCGCCGTCTTTCCGGCGGTCAGCAGCAACGTGTGGCCATTGCCCGCGCGCTGGCGATGAGCCCGGAAGTGATCCTGTTCGACGAACCGACCTCCGCCCTCGACCCGGAACTGGTGGGCGAAGTGCTCAACACCATCCGCGCACTGGCGCTTGAGCACCGCACCATGGTTATCGTGACCCACGAGATGAGCTTTGCGCGTGATGTTGCGGACAGAGCGATCTTTATGGATCAGGGGAAGATTGTGGAGCAGGGACCGGCGAAGGAGTTGTTTTCGAATCCGCAGCAGGCGAGGACAAAACAGTTTCTGGAGAAGTTTCTGGCGCACTAG